CTCTGACCCGGAACTATAACGGCATTTATATTTTCATTCGTGAAGAGCGGTCTTTCTGATGAAGTGGAAGAGATTACAACATTGACCTTGTGCGCTCCCGACAGAAACTCCTCAAGGCTTAGGGCAATTCCGTTATATTTCTGGGCAAAAGGTTCTATTTTGGAAACCGTCCGATTGACAAACAGAACCTGGTTACGATGTTTCTTTCGGACTATCTCCGCCATTTTGGGCGTCATGGAGCCAGAGCCAATTATAGCGATTCTGGCGTCTGGAGTTTCGGCGATAATTTCATCAAGCCGGATTGAAACCAGTGATGCCATCGAGACCGCCTTCTTCCCCAACTCCGTTTCGGTGCGGACCATTTTAGCGGTCTTGAATGCGGCGGAAAAGAGCCGCTCAAAGACAGAATTGCATAATCCCTGGTCCTTGCAGAACTGATAGGCATCTTTCAATTGCCCCAGAATCTGGGCTTCACCGATAACTACGGAATCGAGAGATGAGGCAACTTCAAATAGATGCCGCACCGCTTCTCGTCCTGCAAAGAGACGGAAATCGGAGGGCTCAAAGTCAATTTTCTTCTCCTCGCCGGAATGAAAGAAGAAGTCAAGAATTCGGTTTCTGACCAGGGAGGCATCAACCTGCTCCGACGGTACCGAAACCAGAAA
This sequence is a window from Candidatus Zixiibacteriota bacterium. Protein-coding genes within it:
- the hemA gene encoding glutamyl-tRNA reductase, which codes for MIAVSVKIGKAGLELLEALTIPESLRSEKLQALKKHLGVSELVYVATCNRVEFLVSVPSEQVDASLVRNRILDFFFHSGEEKKIDFEPSDFRLFAGREAVRHLFEVASSLDSVVIGEAQILGQLKDAYQFCKDQGLCNSVFERLFSAAFKTAKMVRTETELGKKAVSMASLVSIRLDEIIAETPDARIAIIGSGSMTPKMAEIVRKKHRNQVLFVNRTVSKIEPFAQKYNGIALSLEEFLSGAHKVNVVISSTSSERPLFTNENINAVIVPGQRLHGFDLAIPRDFDSALDDSATLEIWNLEKLNLLAQKNRRERFRTVDQANRIIDEQLRIYLQKEITQMISPLFDSALDESMVLAEEGLENLFKSRLAHLSPDDQAVLLHWSKKVLSRACYLPARQLAEKIANHDIEQDRDLSLFVKMAR